In Musa acuminata AAA Group cultivar baxijiao chromosome BXJ2-8, Cavendish_Baxijiao_AAA, whole genome shotgun sequence, one genomic interval encodes:
- the LOC135619361 gene encoding transcription factor bHLH143-like isoform X1 — protein sequence MGKDITPQFDSQHPSWRFSHMNSASNIQRFDTRPQNDNSMLLPACVNPYGCVFSVNAAKQFPGVCTNKSLQKISSLIPPLTPSQRPPEFDVLEKRYLAFDQLRDGRSYIFSSSSIPYPFFNSVDLGFGLQGSTDTNVSNGHGAEEMHEDTEEINALLYSDSDEDHDDEEASTGHSPVGVTGRSLSEVASSMLPAKRRRVNVDEFDASLVDTASSQVLHCPDVPTDHRNKGDGIHSESSCVKGRDHNQNGDDVRIKRARIQETVSILRRIIPGGNGKDTATVLDVAISYLKSLKLKAKTLNASP from the coding sequence ATGGGGAAGGATATTACTCCTCAGTTTGATTCACAGCATCCATCTTGGCGATTTAGTCATATGAACTCTGCTAGTAATATCCAACGGTTTGATACCAGGCCTCAGAACGACAATTCAATGTTGCTTCCTGCCTGTGTTAATCCCTATGGTTGTGTATTCTCAGTGAATGCTGCAAAACAATTCCCTGGTGTCTGCACAAACAAATCCCTTCAAAAGATATCATCTTTGATTCCTCCTTTGACCCCATCTCAAAGGCCTCCTGAATTTGATGTGTTGGAGAAGAGGTACTTGGCCTTTGATCAGTTAAGGGATGGAAGGAGCTACATCTTTAGCTCATCAAGCATCCCTTATCCATTCTTTAATTCTGTGGACCTAGGTTTCGGTCTGCAAGGCAGCACAGACACCAATGTTTCCAATGGGCATGGGGCGGAAGAGATGCATGAAGACACAGAGGAAATCAATGCACTGTTGTACTCGGATTCTGATGAGGATCATGATGATGAAGAGGCCAGCACTGGACACTCTCCTGTTGGGGTGACAGGGAGGAGTTTATCTGAGGTAGCTAGCTCTATGCTTCCGGCAAAGAGGAGGAGAGTTAACGTGGATGAATTCGATGCATCACTTGTAGATACTGCAAGCTCGCAAGTTCTCCACTGCCCTGATGTTCCTACAGATCACAGGAACAAAGGGGATGGTATACACTCTGAGTCAAGCTGTGTGAAAGGACGGGATCACAATCAGAACGGAGATGATGTGCGCATCAAAAGAGCAAGAATTCAGGAAACAGTTAGCATATTGAGAAGGATTATTCCTGGTGGAAATGGGAAGGATACAGCCACTGTCCTTGATGTGGCTATCAGCTATCTCAAGTCGCTTAAGCTGAAGGCCAAAACTTTGAATGCTTCTCCTTAG
- the LOC135619361 gene encoding transcription factor bHLH143-like isoform X2: MNSASNIQRFDTRPQNDNSMLLPACVNPYGCVFSVNAAKQFPGVCTNKSLQKISSLIPPLTPSQRPPEFDVLEKRYLAFDQLRDGRSYIFSSSSIPYPFFNSVDLGFGLQGSTDTNVSNGHGAEEMHEDTEEINALLYSDSDEDHDDEEASTGHSPVGVTGRSLSEVASSMLPAKRRRVNVDEFDASLVDTASSQVLHCPDVPTDHRNKGDGIHSESSCVKGRDHNQNGDDVRIKRARIQETVSILRRIIPGGNGKDTATVLDVAISYLKSLKLKAKTLNASP, encoded by the coding sequence ATGAACTCTGCTAGTAATATCCAACGGTTTGATACCAGGCCTCAGAACGACAATTCAATGTTGCTTCCTGCCTGTGTTAATCCCTATGGTTGTGTATTCTCAGTGAATGCTGCAAAACAATTCCCTGGTGTCTGCACAAACAAATCCCTTCAAAAGATATCATCTTTGATTCCTCCTTTGACCCCATCTCAAAGGCCTCCTGAATTTGATGTGTTGGAGAAGAGGTACTTGGCCTTTGATCAGTTAAGGGATGGAAGGAGCTACATCTTTAGCTCATCAAGCATCCCTTATCCATTCTTTAATTCTGTGGACCTAGGTTTCGGTCTGCAAGGCAGCACAGACACCAATGTTTCCAATGGGCATGGGGCGGAAGAGATGCATGAAGACACAGAGGAAATCAATGCACTGTTGTACTCGGATTCTGATGAGGATCATGATGATGAAGAGGCCAGCACTGGACACTCTCCTGTTGGGGTGACAGGGAGGAGTTTATCTGAGGTAGCTAGCTCTATGCTTCCGGCAAAGAGGAGGAGAGTTAACGTGGATGAATTCGATGCATCACTTGTAGATACTGCAAGCTCGCAAGTTCTCCACTGCCCTGATGTTCCTACAGATCACAGGAACAAAGGGGATGGTATACACTCTGAGTCAAGCTGTGTGAAAGGACGGGATCACAATCAGAACGGAGATGATGTGCGCATCAAAAGAGCAAGAATTCAGGAAACAGTTAGCATATTGAGAAGGATTATTCCTGGTGGAAATGGGAAGGATACAGCCACTGTCCTTGATGTGGCTATCAGCTATCTCAAGTCGCTTAAGCTGAAGGCCAAAACTTTGAATGCTTCTCCTTAG